Proteins encoded by one window of Lathyrus oleraceus cultivar Zhongwan6 chromosome 1, CAAS_Psat_ZW6_1.0, whole genome shotgun sequence:
- the LOC127104643 gene encoding uncharacterized protein LOC127104643, producing the protein MTLNHIDLNIIPMEEEEYVHQQNANIVPNLPDLNINIGESINLNIIPNMHISQISFEEDTQDPIENNNLQNVDDDDVENNNVQNEENDVENNIHVNIESEFDSEVITQRRMLSNSERRIIYEALLEKSVDGKLKKGVTKLVSSLFSVNIRIVQRIWKLAENRGVHADVTHKKVENYGRKRVHIDLNLVRDIPLKQRTSIRSLSHALEVSTSTLGRSLKLREIRRHSNAIKPYLTEENKRARLQFCIDILDSDSIHNNDLSFKGMYNIVHIDEKWFYMKEKSRNFYLVQDEEDLIRTCKSKKFIPKVMFLVAIARPRFNLQQNVTFSGLIGVYPFVIQEPARRSSVNRPAGTLETKAMTSITKDVMRTFLIQKVLPAIKEKWPREEIGHPIFIQQDNARTHLHCEDEEFRLAATQDGFDIRLMCQPPNSPDLNVLDLSFFSSIQAL; encoded by the exons ATGACTTTAAATCACATTGACCTCAATATTATTCCAATGGAAGAGGAAGAATATGTTCATCAACAAAATGCAAATATAGTGCCTAATCTACCCGATTTAAATATCAATATTGGAGAAAGTATTAATCTTAACATCATTCCAAATATGCACATATCTCAGATATCTTTTGAAGAAGATACTCAGGACCCCATTG AAAACAACAACCTACAaaatgttgatgatgatgatgtggAAAACAACAACGTACAAAATGAAGAAAATGATGTGGAAAATAACATTCATGTCAACATTGAATCTGAATTTG ATTCAGAAGTAATCACACAGAGAAGGATGTTGTCGAATTCTGAGAGAAGGATTATATATGAGGCTTTATTAGAGAAAAGTGTTGATGGAAAATTAAAAAAAGGGGTGACCAAATTAGTGTCTTCTCTATTTTCAGTTAATATACGCATAGTACAACGTATTTGGAAACTTGCTGAGAACAGAGGAGTGCATGCTGATGTGACTCATAAAAAGGTAGAAAATTATGGACGCAAAAGAGTCCATATAGACCTTAATCTAGTGCGTGACATTCCCTTAAAGCAAAGAACCTCTATTCGGTCTCTTTCTCACGCATTAGAAGTAAGTACAAGCACATTGGGAAGATCTTTAAAGTTGAGAGAAATAAGAAGACATTCAAATGCTATCAAACCTTATTTAACAGAAGAAAATAAGAGAGCTAGATTACAGTTTTGCATTGATATACTAGATAGTGATAGCATACATAATAATGATCTCAGTTTTAAAGGAATGTATAACATTGTTCACATTGACGAAAAATGGTTTTATATGAAAGAAAAGTCAAGAAATTTTTATTTGGTACAGGATGAAGAAGATCTCATTCGTACTTGTAAAAGTAAAAAATTTATACCAAAAGTTATGTTTCTAGTTGCCATAGCTAGGCCAAGATTTAATTTGCAACAAAATGTAACATTCAGCGGATTAATTGGTGTATATCCTTTTGTCATTCAAGAACCCGCTAGAAGATCTAGTGTAAATAGACCTGCAGGTACACTTGAGACCAAAGCAATGACGTCAATTACTAAAGATGTTATGAGAACATTTTTGATTCAGAAAGTGTTACCCGCTATTAAAGAAAAATGGCCAAGAGAAGAAATCGGTCATCCGATATTCATTCAGCAAGATAACGCAAGAACACACCTTCATTGTGAAGATGAAGAATTTCGTCTAGCAGCCACACAAGATGGATTTGACATTCGATTAATGTGTCAACCTCCAAATTCACCTGATTTAAATGTTTTAGATCTTAGTTTTTTCAGTTCAATACAAGCCTTATAA
- the LOC127132743 gene encoding eukaryotic peptide chain release factor subunit 1-3 has translation MADAHDTDKNIEVWKIKKLIKALEAARGNGTSMISLIMPPRDQIARVTKMLGDEFGTASNIKSRVNRQSVLGAITSAQQRLKLYNKVPPNGLVLYTGTIVTDDGKEKKVTIDFEPFRPINASLYLCDNKFHTEALNELLESDDKFGFIVMDGNGTLFGTLSGNTREVLHKFSVDLPKKHGRGGQSALRFARLRMEKRHNYVRKTAELATQFYINPATSQPNVSGLILAGSADFKTELSQSDMFDPRLQAKILNVVDVSYGGENGFNQAIELSAEILSNVKFIQEKRLIGKYFEEISQDTGKYVFGVDDTLQALDAGAVETLIVWENLDMTRYVLKNSTTGEVVIKHYNKEQEAIQSNFRDPETAADYEVQEKLSLLEWFANEYRRFGCTLEFVTNKSQEGSQFCRGFGGIGGILRYQLDMRTFDDFSDDGGVYDDE, from the coding sequence ATGGCTGATGCTCATGATACTGATAAGAACATTGAGGTGTGGAAAATCAAGAAATTGATCAAGGCTCTTGAAGCTGCCAGAGGAAATGGGACGAGTATGATTTCCCTTATCATGCCCCCGCGTGATCAGATAGCTCGTGTTACCAAGATGCTTGGCGATGAGTTTGGAACTGCTTCAAACATCAAAAGTAGGGTCAACCGACAGTCTGTGCTTGGTGCAATCACTTCTGCTCAGCAGAGGCTTAAGCTTTATAACAAGGTTCCTCCCAATGGGCTTGTTTTGTATACTGGCACAATTGTGACTGATGATGGAAAGGAGAAAAAGGTGACCATTGATTTTGAACCATTTAGACCTATCAATGCTTCTCTCTATCTTTGTGACAACAAGTTTCACACTGAAGCTCTAAATGAGCTCCTGGAATCTGATGACAAGTTTGGATTTATTGTCATGGATGGTAATGGCACCCTGTTTGGAACTTTGAGTGGTAATACAAGAGAGGTGCTTCACAAGTTTAGTGTGGATCTTCCAAAGAAACATGGAAGAGGAGGGCAATCAGCCCTACGTTTTGCCCGTCTTCGGATGGAGAAGCGTCATAACTATGTAAGGAAGACTGCTGAGCTTGCAACCCAGTTTTATATCAATCCTGCTACCAGCCAGCCTAATGTTTCTGGATTAATACTTGCTGGTTCTGCTGATTTCAAAACCGAGCTTAGTCAGTCAGATATGTTTGATCCCCGTCTTCAGGCAAAAATACTTAATGTTGTAGATGTTTCGTATGGAGGGGAGAATGGGTTTAATCAGGCTATTGAACTGTCTGCTGAAATTCTGTCTAATGTCAAGTTTATTCAGGAAAAACGATTGATTGGAAAATACTTCGAGGAAATCAGTCAGGATACAGGGAAGTATGTGTTTGGCGTTGATGATACTCTTCAAGCTCTGGATGCAGGAGCTGTTGAGACACTTATTGTTTGGGAAAATCTGGATATGACTAGGTACGTTTTAAAAAATAGTACTACCGGTGAAGTTGTCATTAAGCACTACAACAAGGAGCAGGAAGCCATCCAAAGCAATTTTAGAGATCCTGAAACCGCTGCTGATTATGAGGTTCAGGAAAAGCTGTCTCTGTTGGAGTGGTTTGCAAATGAATACAGACGATTTGGTTGCACTCTCGAGTTTGTTACCAATAAATCACAAGAAGGTTCACAGTTTTGCAGAGGTTTTGGTGGGATAGGTGGGATCTTGCGTTATCAGCTTGATATGAGAACATTTGACGATTTTTCTGATGATGGAGGAGTTTATGACGATGAATAG
- the LOC127132770 gene encoding dehydrogenase/reductase SDR family member FEY — translation MASKTASSSSSVEPLKKKKKECLGWIEWFRGWFNIIYEFLFQRIMASHLENPMPLPPINELTCIVTGSTSGIGLEIARQLAQSGAHVVMAVRNAKVATELIQKWQIESAGLGIALNVEVMVVDLLSLDSVARFAEAWNARAAPLHVLINNAGIFSIGEPQKFSKDGYEEHMQVNHLAPAMLSILLLPSLIRGSPSRIVNLNSVMHHIGFVDAEDMNATSGKRKFSSLSGYSNSKLAQVMFSSVLFKRLPAEAGISVLCVSPGIVQTNVARDLPKYVQTGYHLIPYFIFNAQEGSRSTLFAATDPQITEYCELLKSDEWPVCAYISHDCRPANPSEEAHSLQTSYEVWEKTLEMTGLPSDSLERFLEGDEVECRYGQEQQ, via the exons ATGGCATCAAAAACGGCGTCGTCGTCTTCAAGCGTTGAACCattgaagaagaaaaagaaagagtGTTTAGGTTGGATAGAATGGTTTAGAGGATGGTTCAATATAATCTACGAATTTCTATTCCAGCGAATCATGGCGAGTCACTTGGAGAACCCTATGCCATTACCACCAATCAATGAACTCACTTGTATTGTTACTGGTTCCACTAGTGGCATTGGTCTTGAAATTGCTAG GCAATTGGCACAATCAGGGGCACATGTTGTTATGGCCGTGAGGAATGCGAAGGTGGCTACCGAGTTAATCCAGAAATGGCAGATTGAATCTGCTGGATTGGGTATTGCACTCAATGTTGAG GTGATGGTGGTGGATCTTCTCTCATTGGATTCGGTTGCTAGGTTTGCTGAAGCGTGGAATGCCCGCGCAGCACCCTTGCACGTTCTCATTAATAATGCTGGCATTTTTTCCATTGGAG AgccacaaaaattttcaaaagacGGTTATGAAGAACACATGCAAGTGAATCATCTTGCTCCTGCCATGCTTTCAATACTTCTTTTACCATCCCTTATTAGGGGCTCTCCTAGTCGAATTGTGAACTTGAATTCTGTT ATGCATCATATTGGCTTTGTTGATGCTGAAGACATGAATGCCACATCAGGAAAAAGAAAATTTTCTAGTCTGTCGGGATATTCAAACAGCAAGTTGGCACAG GTTATGTTCAGTAGTGTTCTTTTTAAGCGACTACCGGCTGAAGCCGGCATCAGCGTATTGTGTGTATCGCCTGGAATTGTCCAGACAAACGTT GCAAGGGATCTTCCAAAATATGTTCAAACTGGATATCATTTGATACCTTACTTCATCTTTAATGCTCAAGAAG GTTCTAGGAGTACACTTTTTGCTGCGACTGATCCTCAAATTACCGAGTATTGCGAATTGTTGAAATCAGATGAATGGCCTGTTTGTGCCTATATTTCTCACGATTGTCGACCTGCGAATCCGTCAGAAGAAGCACACAGTCTTCAAACGTCATATGAAGTATGGGAAAAGACATTAGAGATGACCGGCCTTCCTTCGGATTCCCTGGAGAGGTTTCTAGAGGGCGATGAAGTTGAATGTCGCTACGGACAAGAACAACAATGA